The Streptomyces phaeolivaceus genome has a window encoding:
- a CDS encoding helix-turn-helix domain-containing protein, whose protein sequence is MNERLRTVMLQRQVTPEDLAASCQVDVKTVERWISIGRQPLRRHQWAVAKHLGVDMSYLWPPEEDEAQGQPTEQTELVAAFPNRASFPQKSWVRLLKTAQEHIDVLVFSGTFFAQTNPRVAAMLAERADAGVQVRLCFGDPSGKAVAVRDDEEGIGGTLSAKIRASLTYYRKLIGTPGCEVRLHDTTLYNSLFRFDDVLLVNPHVWGQPASANPLFELRRLEEDGWFDHYTGSFDAVWETAKPWSPESM, encoded by the coding sequence GTGAACGAGCGGTTGCGTACGGTGATGCTCCAGCGGCAGGTCACCCCCGAGGACCTCGCGGCCTCGTGCCAAGTTGATGTCAAGACGGTGGAGCGCTGGATCAGCATCGGCCGACAGCCACTCCGTCGGCACCAATGGGCGGTTGCGAAGCATCTCGGTGTGGACATGTCGTACCTGTGGCCGCCCGAGGAGGACGAGGCGCAGGGGCAGCCGACCGAGCAGACCGAACTGGTCGCTGCCTTCCCGAACCGCGCGAGCTTCCCGCAGAAGTCCTGGGTCCGCCTCCTGAAGACCGCTCAGGAACATATCGACGTACTGGTGTTCAGCGGCACGTTCTTCGCCCAGACCAACCCGCGCGTTGCAGCGATGCTTGCCGAGCGCGCCGACGCCGGAGTTCAGGTCCGCCTCTGTTTCGGTGACCCATCGGGCAAGGCGGTCGCCGTCAGGGACGATGAAGAAGGCATCGGCGGCACCCTCTCAGCAAAGATCAGGGCGTCCCTCACCTACTACCGCAAGCTGATCGGCACGCCCGGGTGCGAGGTGCGCCTCCACGACACCACCCTCTACAACAGCCTCTTCCGCTTCGATGACGTGCTCCTGGTCAATCCGCACGTCTGGGGGCAGCCCGCCAGCGCAAACCCCCTGTTCGAGCTGCGGCGCCTGGAGGAAGACGGCTGGTTCGACCACTACACCGGCAGCTTCGACGCGGTCTGGGAGACTGCAAAGCCCTGGTCACCCGAGTCCATGTGA
- a CDS encoding NAD(P)H-dependent glycerol-3-phosphate dehydrogenase, translating to MSQHRSARAAVFSAGSWGTAVAKILADAGTNVIVHARRDEIAEAINTVHRNPGYFPDVELPASLAATTDPAAALHRADYLVLSIPAQSLRTNLALWTPHVGPDTLIVSLMKGIELGSGERASQVITEVTGVSADRVAVLSGPNLAREIMDGQPAAATVACPDEDAARRFQQACHTSYFRPYTSTDVIGCELGGAVKNVIALAVGIASGMGLGDNASAMLITRGLAETTRLAVAMGAHPATLAGLAGLGDLVATCSSPLSRNRTFGTHLGHGLSVEQATAATRQTTEGVKSAEAILALAHAHSVEMPITQVISALLYEKVTLDEAAAALMQRPPKPEC from the coding sequence GTGAGCCAGCACCGTTCCGCCCGTGCGGCGGTGTTCTCGGCCGGCTCCTGGGGTACCGCAGTCGCCAAGATCCTGGCCGACGCCGGCACCAACGTCATCGTGCACGCCCGACGGGACGAGATCGCCGAGGCGATCAATACGGTTCACCGCAACCCTGGTTACTTCCCGGACGTCGAACTGCCCGCCTCCCTGGCGGCCACGACCGACCCTGCCGCCGCGCTTCACCGTGCGGACTACCTCGTGCTGTCCATCCCCGCACAGTCCCTGCGGACCAACCTCGCTCTGTGGACGCCGCACGTCGGGCCCGACACCCTGATCGTGTCCCTGATGAAGGGCATCGAACTGGGCAGCGGGGAACGGGCGAGCCAGGTCATCACCGAGGTAACCGGCGTGAGCGCGGACCGGGTCGCGGTGCTGTCCGGCCCGAACCTTGCCCGCGAGATCATGGACGGCCAGCCTGCCGCCGCCACCGTCGCCTGTCCCGACGAGGACGCCGCCCGCCGCTTCCAGCAGGCGTGCCACACCTCGTACTTCCGGCCCTACACCAGCACCGACGTGATCGGCTGCGAGCTGGGCGGCGCGGTGAAAAACGTCATCGCCCTGGCGGTCGGCATCGCTTCGGGCATGGGCCTGGGCGACAACGCCTCGGCGATGCTCATCACCCGCGGGCTGGCCGAGACCACCCGGCTGGCTGTGGCCATGGGCGCCCACCCGGCCACCCTCGCAGGGCTTGCCGGCCTCGGCGACCTGGTGGCCACCTGCTCGTCCCCGCTCTCCCGCAACCGCACCTTCGGCACCCACCTCGGGCACGGCCTGAGCGTCGAACAGGCGACCGCCGCCACCCGGCAGACCACCGAGGGCGTCAAATCCGCCGAGGCGATTCTCGCCCTGGCTCATGCCCACAGCGTTGAGATGCCGATCACCCAAGTGATCTCCGCCCTGCTGTACGAGAAGGTCACCCTCGACGAGGCCGCAGCCGCGCTGATGCAGCGGCCCCCAAAGCCCGAGTGCTGA
- a CDS encoding helix-turn-helix transcriptional regulator has protein sequence MSGSCLLLPCYPQRLFAEEKRCPCRAAWALSAVGSAPSPRALFRKEHPPHVPIRDTPCPFSPRAGRSALLVRRLLVHLGPRGGVMAVAVRPGQKLTVDEVCDELQIARSTFYDWRQKGRGPRCIRLPNGSLRIRRSDFENWLMDCEDAS, from the coding sequence ATGAGCGGCTCCTGCCTGCTGCTGCCCTGTTATCCGCAGCGCCTGTTCGCTGAAGAGAAGCGATGTCCTTGCCGTGCCGCATGGGCTCTCAGCGCTGTTGGTTCCGCTCCGTCGCCCCGCGCGCTCTTTCGCAAGGAACACCCACCTCATGTGCCGATCCGCGATACCCCCTGCCCTTTTTCGCCCCGGGCTGGCAGGTCCGCCCTCCTTGTACGCCGACTCCTTGTCCATCTGGGACCGCGTGGCGGCGTCATGGCGGTAGCGGTTCGACCTGGGCAGAAGCTGACGGTCGACGAGGTTTGCGACGAGCTGCAGATCGCCCGATCGACCTTCTACGACTGGCGCCAGAAGGGGCGCGGCCCGCGCTGCATTCGACTGCCCAACGGCTCCCTTCGGATACGGCGCAGCGATTTCGAGAACTGGCTTATGGATTGCGAGGACGCTTCTTGA
- a CDS encoding HD domain-containing protein, with the protein MDLTIWARDLAGSLLAEPLPRRWAHSQGVAARAQLLAGILGDDAELLWAAAMLHDIGYTPSLATTGFHPLDGARYLRDCSAADERLVRLVANHSYALLEAEERGLREELEGEFPILDHAGLVDALVYCDMTTTPDGTPTTVDARLAEIVTRYDCDSVVGRFIRRADEDLRAAVHRVEARLILAER; encoded by the coding sequence ATGGATCTCACCATTTGGGCCCGTGATCTGGCCGGGTCTCTCCTCGCCGAGCCCCTGCCTCGGCGCTGGGCACACTCTCAGGGGGTTGCCGCAAGGGCGCAGTTGCTGGCGGGAATCCTGGGCGACGATGCGGAACTCCTGTGGGCCGCAGCGATGCTGCACGACATCGGTTACACGCCGTCGCTCGCCACGACGGGGTTCCATCCGCTGGACGGCGCCCGCTACCTGCGCGACTGTTCGGCCGCGGACGAGCGCCTGGTACGGCTGGTCGCCAACCACTCGTACGCGCTGTTGGAGGCGGAGGAGCGCGGGCTGCGGGAAGAGCTGGAGGGCGAGTTCCCGATCCTCGACCACGCCGGGCTGGTGGATGCTCTCGTGTACTGCGACATGACCACCACCCCGGACGGTACCCCCACGACCGTGGATGCCCGGCTGGCGGAGATCGTCACTCGGTACGACTGCGACAGTGTCGTCGGCCGATTCATCCGCCGAGCCGATGAGGATCTCCGAGCTGCTGTACACAGAGTCGAAGCCCGGCTGATCTTGGCAGAGCGGTAA
- a CDS encoding dynamin family protein: MLQNVHKIGHSSHVVTLDVRPQLLDALSALRDRVAAARFPLPLAGAPRARANRDELLAQLDDYLVPRLRQPEAPLLAVVGGSTGAGKSTLVNSLVGRKVSEAGVLRPTTRTPVLICHPEDHHWFSGMRVLPNLTRAWTPQRHPGRDPGDDSFPSDGDGGKGGERVLRIETADSLPPGLALLDAPDVDSLDADNRVLAAELICAADIWVMVTTASRYADAVPWHLLRSAKEHRATLVTVLDRVPHQVVSEVSRQYGALLTKAGLGDVPRFTVPELPESAWGGGLLPGTAVAPLRTWLVQQTTDPGARHETVARTAHGVLDSLRSRMPELASAAAQQYSTALRLTAAVDTAYDSEHARVKGRLQSGAVLAGDALKRWRSYPLDCTAGELLDALVESLGTLVLCAVTAADERIGEAWSREPAAVSAGLTEREVTGESVEHRIGMTVRRWRRVLEEYAEEEVRDLERSVAPDAEVVAALGATALLGGRRARSAGEGLAERIGAHGALRLRDRGGRLLTEYLDRALDTERERRLAPLDALDVHPEPQAELIAALSVLQKER; the protein is encoded by the coding sequence ATGCTTCAGAATGTCCACAAAATTGGGCATTCTTCGCATGTGGTGACCTTGGACGTACGGCCTCAGCTGCTCGACGCGCTCTCCGCCCTGCGCGACCGTGTCGCCGCCGCGCGCTTTCCGCTGCCCCTGGCAGGGGCCCCGCGCGCGCGTGCCAACCGCGACGAACTGCTCGCGCAACTCGACGACTACTTGGTGCCCCGGCTGCGGCAACCCGAAGCGCCGTTGCTGGCCGTTGTCGGGGGGTCGACCGGAGCCGGCAAGTCCACTCTCGTCAACTCCCTGGTGGGACGGAAGGTCAGCGAGGCCGGCGTGCTGCGGCCGACGACCCGCACGCCCGTCCTGATCTGCCATCCCGAGGACCATCACTGGTTCAGCGGTATGCGCGTCCTGCCCAACCTCACGCGTGCGTGGACACCTCAACGGCATCCCGGGCGGGACCCGGGCGACGACTCCTTCCCGTCGGACGGCGACGGTGGCAAGGGCGGCGAGCGCGTCCTGCGCATCGAGACGGCCGACAGCCTTCCCCCCGGTCTCGCCCTCCTGGACGCGCCCGATGTCGACTCCCTGGACGCCGACAACCGCGTACTCGCCGCCGAACTCATCTGCGCCGCCGACATCTGGGTGATGGTCACGACTGCCTCCCGCTACGCCGACGCCGTGCCGTGGCATCTGCTGCGGTCCGCGAAGGAACACCGGGCCACCCTGGTCACCGTGCTCGACCGCGTCCCCCACCAGGTCGTCTCCGAGGTCTCCCGGCAGTACGGGGCGCTCCTGACCAAGGCCGGGCTCGGCGACGTACCCCGGTTCACCGTGCCCGAACTCCCCGAGTCCGCCTGGGGCGGCGGGCTGTTGCCGGGCACGGCCGTCGCCCCGCTGCGGACCTGGCTCGTCCAGCAGACCACCGATCCGGGAGCCCGGCACGAGACCGTCGCCCGCACCGCGCACGGGGTTCTCGACTCGCTGCGGTCCCGGATGCCCGAACTGGCGAGCGCGGCAGCCCAGCAGTACTCCACCGCCCTCCGCCTCACCGCAGCCGTCGACACGGCGTACGACAGCGAGCACGCGCGCGTGAAGGGACGTCTGCAGTCGGGGGCCGTGCTCGCGGGCGACGCCCTCAAACGGTGGCGCAGCTATCCGCTCGACTGCACCGCCGGTGAACTGCTCGACGCCCTCGTCGAAAGCCTCGGCACGCTGGTGCTGTGCGCCGTCACCGCCGCCGACGAGCGGATCGGCGAGGCCTGGAGCCGCGAACCGGCCGCCGTGTCCGCCGGGCTGACGGAACGTGAGGTCACCGGGGAGAGCGTCGAACACCGGATCGGGATGACCGTACGGCGCTGGCGGCGCGTCCTGGAGGAGTACGCCGAGGAAGAGGTGCGCGACCTCGAACGGAGCGTCGCGCCCGACGCCGAGGTGGTGGCCGCCCTGGGCGCCACCGCGCTGCTGGGTGGCCGCCGGGCCCGGTCCGCGGGGGAGGGCCTCGCCGAACGGATCGGCGCGCACGGCGCGTTGCGGCTGCGCGACCGGGGCGGGCGGCTGCTCACCGAGTACCTCGACCGGGCCCTCGACACCGAGCGGGAACGCCGCCTCGCCCCGCTCGACGCACTCGACGTCCACCCCGAACCACAGGCCGAACTCATCGCCGCCCTGTCCGTACTGCAGAAGGAGAGGTGA
- a CDS encoding tyrosine-type recombinase/integrase produces MDNSSLDVRFYPVETNKRAKGNTYTVRWKVAHKKHSKTYKKSAVADDERSKLMAAHRKREPFDIETGRPIAWMSKAAEVNWYDFAVEYVNWKWPQAASNTRKNLAKALTPATIALLRTTPPMHFEPVAVRKALREYAFSVRGRAHTDKPIPVEVQTILDWIQRNSLPMSAWEKAENVDKVVTALSTRLDGTAAAASSIRRNDRIMNLVMGYAIKHSYLKVNPLPKEKGERTAPKVAQAIDKRCLLNGDQVAKMLDWIGRRPRRGRLYRAFFATLYYAGLRPEEAVALRVGDATLPETGWGEFLVHEAQPEVGRQWTDTGDVHEKRHLKGRAEGDTRLVPIHPVLVVILREIIKKYDLGSADLLFPGEKGDMLAGSVFRRVWAKAREEVLSDHEFRSPTGKRVYDLRHTCLTAWMNEGIPHSEVAEMAGNSVPVLQAIYARCVVGQRELYLKRAEAALRLPQVAS; encoded by the coding sequence ATGGACAACAGCTCGTTGGACGTTCGCTTCTACCCCGTTGAGACGAACAAGCGGGCCAAAGGCAACACCTACACCGTCCGTTGGAAGGTCGCCCACAAGAAGCACAGCAAGACGTATAAGAAGAGCGCGGTCGCCGATGACGAGCGCTCGAAGCTGATGGCCGCGCACAGGAAGCGTGAGCCGTTCGACATCGAAACGGGTCGGCCGATCGCCTGGATGTCCAAGGCCGCCGAGGTGAACTGGTACGACTTTGCGGTCGAGTACGTCAACTGGAAATGGCCCCAAGCTGCCAGTAACACCCGAAAGAACCTGGCCAAGGCGCTCACTCCTGCGACCATCGCCCTGTTGCGCACGACACCGCCGATGCACTTCGAACCGGTGGCGGTCCGTAAGGCGCTGCGGGAGTACGCCTTCAGCGTCAGGGGGCGTGCCCACACCGACAAACCCATACCTGTCGAGGTGCAGACGATCCTCGACTGGATTCAGCGCAACTCCCTCCCAATGAGCGCGTGGGAGAAGGCCGAGAACGTTGACAAGGTCGTCACGGCCCTCAGCACGCGCCTCGACGGCACCGCGGCAGCCGCCAGCTCCATAAGACGCAATGACCGGATCATGAACCTGGTCATGGGGTACGCGATCAAGCACAGCTACCTGAAGGTCAACCCTCTGCCGAAGGAGAAGGGTGAGCGTACTGCTCCGAAGGTGGCCCAAGCCATCGACAAGCGCTGTCTGCTGAACGGAGACCAGGTCGCGAAGATGCTGGACTGGATAGGCCGGCGCCCGCGCCGCGGGCGCCTCTACCGGGCCTTCTTCGCCACCCTCTACTACGCCGGCCTCCGGCCTGAGGAGGCGGTCGCCCTCCGTGTGGGGGACGCCACGCTGCCTGAGACGGGATGGGGCGAGTTCCTGGTCCATGAGGCTCAGCCCGAAGTCGGCCGTCAGTGGACCGACACTGGTGACGTCCATGAGAAGCGGCACCTCAAAGGACGGGCAGAGGGCGACACGCGTCTGGTCCCCATCCACCCGGTTCTCGTCGTGATCCTTCGCGAGATCATCAAGAAGTATGACCTCGGGTCGGCCGACCTCCTCTTCCCGGGCGAGAAGGGTGACATGCTCGCGGGGTCGGTCTTCAGGCGCGTCTGGGCCAAGGCGCGCGAGGAGGTCCTGTCCGACCACGAGTTTCGGTCACCGACGGGCAAGCGCGTGTACGACCTGCGTCACACTTGCCTGACGGCCTGGATGAACGAGGGCATCCCGCACTCAGAGGTCGCCGAGATGGCCGGCAACAGTGTGCCGGTCCTGCAGGCTATCTATGCGCGCTGCGTCGTTGGCCAGCGGGAGCTCTACCTGAAACGCGCCGAAGCCGCTCTGAGGCTCCCACAAGTGGCGTCGTGA
- a CDS encoding NUDIX hydrolase, with protein sequence MGRTEYWYDENAPKPNTLIPACNMLVVREADGAILLQRRRDTGQWALPGGAMDIGESPSQCAVRECKEETGIDAEPTGLLGVYSLPEHVVAYTDGEIRQAYEVTVIGRPVGGEPTINDEADGVRWILPGELDSYDIHHSMRKQIAHYLDGMFPHVD encoded by the coding sequence ATGGGACGTACGGAGTACTGGTACGACGAGAACGCACCCAAGCCGAACACTTTGATCCCGGCGTGCAACATGCTGGTAGTCCGGGAGGCGGACGGGGCGATCCTCCTACAGCGGCGCCGCGACACGGGGCAGTGGGCTCTGCCCGGGGGAGCCATGGACATAGGGGAATCCCCATCGCAGTGCGCAGTCCGGGAATGCAAGGAAGAGACCGGAATCGACGCCGAACCCACCGGGCTCCTCGGCGTGTACTCGCTCCCTGAGCATGTGGTTGCCTATACGGACGGGGAGATCCGGCAGGCATACGAGGTCACCGTGATCGGCCGGCCGGTCGGAGGCGAGCCCACGATCAACGACGAGGCCGATGGCGTCCGCTGGATCCTGCCCGGCGAACTGGACTCCTACGACATCCACCACTCCATGCGGAAGCAGATCGCCCACTACCTGGACGGGATGTTCCCTCACGTCGACTGA